Proteins found in one Nitrospiria bacterium genomic segment:
- a CDS encoding type II secretion system protein: MRNERGVTLIEMILSIVLIGIVGVVASNVFFYSTESVLTGNNVREATQVNRMAMDRMVREIRNVADNTSVLAAGATTFQFVDTSNNTISFTLAGNNLNRVTATTDPLAANISGLTFTYLDNTGATIATPAVAPAATDIWWVQIDLTVGSGPSAVQFRSRVHPRSF; the protein is encoded by the coding sequence ATGCGAAACGAGCGCGGCGTCACATTGATCGAAATGATTCTCTCGATCGTTCTGATCGGGATCGTGGGTGTCGTGGCGTCCAATGTCTTTTTCTACTCCACCGAAAGCGTCCTGACCGGGAACAATGTCCGTGAGGCGACCCAGGTGAACCGGATGGCGATGGACCGGATGGTTCGCGAGATCCGGAATGTGGCGGACAACACGAGCGTCCTTGCAGCCGGCGCCACGACATTCCAGTTCGTGGACACGAGCAACAACACGATCAGTTTTACCCTGGCGGGAAACAACCTCAACCGGGTGACTGCGACGACCGATCCATTGGCCGCAAACATTTCGGGTCTGACCTTCACCTATTTGGACAACACCGGGGCGACGATCGCGACCCCGGCCGTCGCCCCGGCCGCGACGGATATCTGGTGGGTCCAGATCGACCTCACGGTGGGCAGCGGCCCATCGGCGGTTCAGTTCCGCTCCCGCGTCCACCCGCGGAGTTTCTGA
- a CDS encoding prepilin-type N-terminal cleavage/methylation domain-containing protein, with amino-acid sequence MINSKGLTLIEVILTIVILAVAIPGVFSAVDFMTARQVNTIGTTTAADLAQERMEQIEGDRMNPARGFGYVTAGNYPAENPVAGFPNYNRSVTITCFTNSTLTTTALCPTHYKKVEVTVQAVGVGTNVPSAVLVTLVTNH; translated from the coding sequence ATGATAAACTCCAAAGGGCTTACATTGATTGAGGTGATTCTAACCATCGTGATCCTCGCGGTCGCAATTCCGGGCGTGTTCTCCGCCGTTGATTTCATGACGGCCAGGCAGGTCAACACGATCGGGACGACGACCGCGGCCGATCTGGCGCAGGAAAGGATGGAGCAGATCGAAGGCGATCGGATGAACCCGGCGCGCGGTTTCGGCTATGTCACGGCCGGAAATTATCCGGCCGAGAATCCCGTGGCCGGATTTCCGAATTATAACCGAAGCGTGACGATCACCTGTTTCACGAACAGCACCCTGACGACGACGGCGCTCTGTCCGACCCATTACAAGAAGGTGGAGGTCACGGTCCAAGCGGTGGGCGTCGGAACGAACGTGCCGAGCGCCGTCCTGGTCACATTGGTCACGAACCATTAG
- a CDS encoding M23 family metallopeptidase produces the protein MKTLKDSYTVMIIPTPTSRAYRFSLSKQALRTIIGSTIVSAILLVVFVIQYFSMVRDMWELKSLRKETKAQKIQIQTFASNITDLEKQMTRIKDLDTKLRVIADIGPPPENDQLKGMGGPEEPGTDSVSETGNVQPEDLRKMDQDLSRLRSDAAVQELSFAELTEAMKDRRSLWASTPSIWPVRGWLTSGFGNRISPFTGSVAMHNGIDLAARRDTPVMASAAAVVSYEGFDSGLGKMVKLNHGYGMQTVYGHLSKVNVRIGQKIKRGDVIGFVGNTGLSTGPHLHYEVLVNSVPVNPLRYILN, from the coding sequence ATGAAAACATTGAAGGATTCGTACACTGTAATGATCATACCGACGCCCACCTCCAGGGCGTACAGATTCAGCCTTAGCAAGCAGGCCCTCAGGACCATCATAGGAAGCACGATAGTCTCGGCCATTCTTCTCGTGGTTTTTGTTATTCAGTATTTTTCCATGGTCCGTGATATGTGGGAATTGAAGTCGCTCCGGAAAGAAACAAAGGCCCAGAAGATCCAAATTCAGACCTTCGCTTCCAACATTACCGATCTGGAAAAACAGATGACGCGCATAAAGGATTTGGACACCAAGCTGCGGGTGATCGCGGATATCGGTCCGCCCCCTGAAAACGACCAGCTCAAGGGCATGGGTGGGCCGGAAGAGCCCGGGACGGATTCGGTGTCTGAAACCGGAAATGTTCAGCCGGAGGACCTCCGTAAAATGGACCAGGACCTCAGCCGGCTCAGGTCGGATGCGGCGGTTCAGGAATTGAGCTTCGCGGAACTGACCGAGGCCATGAAAGACCGACGTTCCTTGTGGGCCTCCACCCCGTCTATCTGGCCCGTCCGAGGCTGGTTGACTTCGGGATTTGGAAACCGGATCTCTCCGTTCACCGGAAGCGTCGCGATGCACAACGGGATCGATTTGGCTGCCCGCCGCGATACGCCGGTCATGGCGTCGGCGGCCGCGGTGGTCAGTTATGAAGGATTCGACAGCGGTCTGGGCAAGATGGTCAAGCTCAATCACGGGTACGGCATGCAGACGGTCTACGGACACCTGTCCAAGGTCAATGTCCGGATCGGGCAAAAAATCAAGCGGGGGGACGTGATCGGTTTTGTCGGCAATACCGGATTGTCGACCGGTCCCCATCTTCATTATGAAGTCTTGGTCAATAGTGTCCCGGTTAATCCCTTGAGGTACATCCTTAATTAG
- the pilM gene encoding type IV pilus assembly protein PilM encodes MEAASRSVSRLDGWHQVETMTGSFLAWVKPKRHLLGLDIGRSAIKVVQLASTRKGLVLKYAGLTELPPPDRTAQPDPVGDAPLVLLDVLQKGRLKRQKIVINFGGRNPIIRYILLPKMPKDELAEAVRWEAKKLIPFPIEEAVLDYLVVGETQERDLKRIEVLLVAAERTAVMNQLGSLKRINLPVTAMDVNPMALFNTVKLNYKSDLDENLVFVDIGAEKMDISISKRGVLRFTRNVQLGGEEITRAVAQGLGVEREEAEQLKRQKGLSGAGSGEGAAASTVDRDGRRLEIIKAEVDRMVLETQRSMDYYRAQFREGSVKKIVLMGGAALMPGFQEYFASYFDSHVELDDPFAEILCDETAFREVRLMSPRFSTGVGLALRTMDG; translated from the coding sequence ATGGAAGCGGCGTCCCGGTCGGTGAGTCGTCTTGATGGATGGCATCAGGTGGAAACCATGACGGGATCTTTTCTGGCTTGGGTGAAACCGAAGCGGCATCTCCTGGGATTAGACATCGGCCGAAGCGCGATCAAGGTGGTCCAATTGGCCTCGACCCGGAAGGGTTTGGTTCTAAAGTACGCCGGGCTGACCGAGTTGCCTCCCCCAGACCGAACCGCTCAACCGGACCCGGTAGGGGACGCGCCTCTGGTTCTTCTCGATGTGCTTCAAAAAGGCCGGCTCAAACGACAGAAGATCGTGATCAACTTTGGCGGGCGAAACCCGATCATCCGATATATCTTGCTGCCGAAGATGCCCAAAGATGAATTGGCGGAGGCGGTTCGTTGGGAGGCCAAGAAACTGATCCCGTTTCCGATCGAGGAGGCCGTGCTGGATTATCTCGTGGTCGGAGAAACTCAGGAGCGCGATCTCAAACGGATCGAAGTATTGTTGGTCGCGGCCGAACGGACGGCCGTTATGAACCAACTCGGATCCCTCAAGCGGATCAATCTTCCCGTCACGGCGATGGACGTCAATCCCATGGCGCTCTTCAACACCGTCAAATTAAATTACAAATCGGATCTGGATGAAAACCTGGTCTTTGTGGATATCGGCGCCGAAAAGATGGACATCAGCATTTCGAAACGGGGTGTTTTGCGTTTCACTCGAAATGTTCAGCTCGGAGGGGAGGAAATTACCCGGGCGGTCGCGCAGGGGCTGGGGGTCGAACGCGAGGAGGCGGAGCAGCTGAAACGGCAAAAAGGGCTCTCCGGCGCAGGGTCGGGCGAAGGCGCAGCCGCCTCCACCGTGGATCGGGACGGCCGGCGGCTCGAGATCATCAAGGCCGAGGTGGACCGGATGGTCCTGGAAACGCAACGATCCATGGATTACTACCGGGCCCAGTTCCGCGAGGGCTCGGTCAAGAAGATCGTGCTGATGGGCGGAGCCGCGCTCATGCCGGGATTCCAGGAATACTTCGCGTCGTATTTTGACTCCCATGTGGAACTGGATGACCCGTTCGCCGAGATCCTCTGCGATGAAACGGCGTTCCGGGAGGTTCGGTTGATGTCCCCCCGATTCTCGACCGGCGTGGGCCTGGCCCTGAGGACAATGGATGGGTGA
- the pilQ gene encoding type IV pilus secretin PilQ: MGLGRHKITVRMIWILIVMVWMMSHSMVAAAPTGPGTINVIKESSEGGETIFTMEFRDADLKDVLRALGQEEGLNVIIRDDVGGRLTLSFQRVTVREAFAAILKINNLVSFQDGTIVRVVKSPFAEGVNNMTTEIIPVNFGDAKINAEAIKNFLSQQGSVSVDLRTNSLIVRDLPDNVAKIVSIMKSLDTKTPEVMIEARIVEASTSFARELGIQWGGKFTNQTNGGTYTATGGITNPGGSSSTPSPMTGGLGLSGNPFVVNLPAAVTLGSGGVGAFSFGNVSNTRQLDLQLSAMETSGNGRILSNPRVLTMDNKEAMIATGTEIFVQSVVIAGTTVSTSSGGGSTGGITPVGGGNGVVQIDAKLELTVKPHITPDNQVIMHVKADKKDPDFTREVQGIPPLDTRTAETDLMVKDGETIVIGGIYTRNESKAVSGVPFLDRIPIIGWLFRHDSKNDIQNELLIFITPSIYKRS, encoded by the coding sequence ATGGGGTTGGGGCGTCATAAAATAACGGTTCGGATGATTTGGATCCTGATCGTCATGGTTTGGATGATGAGCCATTCGATGGTCGCGGCGGCTCCAACCGGACCGGGGACGATCAATGTAATCAAGGAGTCAAGCGAGGGGGGCGAAACCATCTTTACCATGGAATTCCGGGATGCGGATCTGAAAGATGTCCTCCGGGCGTTGGGGCAGGAGGAGGGGCTCAACGTGATTATCAGGGATGATGTGGGTGGGCGGCTGACCTTAAGTTTCCAGCGGGTCACCGTGCGCGAAGCGTTTGCCGCCATCCTTAAGATCAACAACCTGGTCTCATTTCAGGATGGGACGATCGTGCGGGTGGTAAAGTCGCCCTTTGCGGAGGGCGTAAATAATATGACGACGGAGATCATTCCGGTAAACTTTGGCGATGCGAAAATAAACGCCGAGGCCATCAAGAATTTTTTAAGTCAACAGGGCAGCGTATCCGTCGATCTGCGGACCAATTCGCTGATTGTCCGTGATCTTCCGGATAACGTCGCTAAGATCGTGTCCATCATGAAAAGCCTCGATACCAAAACGCCGGAAGTGATGATCGAAGCGCGCATTGTGGAGGCCAGCACGAGTTTTGCGCGGGAACTCGGGATCCAATGGGGGGGCAAATTCACCAATCAGACGAACGGGGGAACCTATACCGCAACCGGAGGCATTACAAACCCAGGCGGTTCGAGTTCGACGCCGTCGCCGATGACCGGAGGTTTGGGATTGAGCGGCAACCCCTTTGTGGTCAATCTCCCGGCGGCCGTCACACTGGGGTCCGGCGGCGTGGGCGCGTTTTCCTTTGGAAACGTGTCCAACACCCGACAATTGGATCTTCAATTATCGGCCATGGAAACCTCCGGCAACGGCCGGATCCTATCCAATCCCCGCGTGTTGACCATGGATAATAAAGAGGCTATGATTGCAACCGGGACAGAGATCTTCGTTCAAAGCGTGGTGATTGCCGGGACGACCGTATCGACCTCATCCGGGGGCGGGTCGACGGGCGGGATAACCCCGGTCGGCGGCGGCAACGGCGTGGTTCAGATCGACGCAAAGTTGGAGCTGACCGTCAAGCCCCACATCACGCCGGACAACCAAGTCATCATGCATGTGAAAGCTGACAAGAAAGATCCCGATTTCACCCGGGAGGTCCAGGGCATCCCCCCCCTGGATACGCGGACGGCTGAGACGGATCTTATGGTCAAGGACGGGGAAACGATCGTCATCGGCGGAATCTATACTCGAAATGAATCGAAGGCCGTCTCGGGGGTTCCTTTCCTGGACCGCATCCCGATCATAGGATGGCTGTTCAGGCATGACAGCAAGAACGACATCCAAAATGAGCTCTTGATCTTCATCACACCCTCGATCTACAAACGGAGCTGA
- a CDS encoding cold-shock protein, which translates to MSKGKVKWFNEKKGYGFIEQEGGGDVFVHFSAIQGDGFKTLTEGQEVEFDVVEGKKGPQASNVTKAQ; encoded by the coding sequence ATGAGTAAAGGAAAGGTGAAGTGGTTCAACGAGAAGAAAGGGTACGGGTTTATCGAACAAGAAGGCGGCGGAGACGTCTTCGTCCATTTCTCGGCGATTCAGGGAGATGGATTTAAAACATTGACCGAGGGTCAGGAGGTGGAGTTCGATGTCGTGGAAGGAAAAAAAGGTCCGCAGGCATCGAATGTGACCAAGGCGCAATAA
- the cutA gene encoding divalent-cation tolerance protein CutA, which produces MPKEVVVMITTPTLKEARAIGKKLVEEKLAACANIIPRVESVFFWQGRIHQKREALMIVKTRRAAFERLVKRVKSLHRYSVPEIIALPISRGSKEYLRWIRETTR; this is translated from the coding sequence TTGCCGAAAGAGGTGGTCGTCATGATTACGACCCCAACATTGAAGGAAGCCCGGGCCATCGGGAAAAAACTGGTCGAGGAAAAACTGGCGGCCTGCGCCAATATCATCCCCCGGGTCGAATCGGTCTTCTTCTGGCAGGGTCGGATTCACCAAAAACGGGAAGCGTTGATGATTGTCAAGACCCGGCGGGCCGCCTTCGAGCGTCTCGTGAAACGCGTTAAATCTCTCCACCGTTATTCCGTTCCGGAGATTATTGCCCTGCCGATCAGTCGGGGTTCCAAGGAGTACCTCCGGTGGATCCGTGAAACCACACGGTAG
- a CDS encoding type II secretion system protein — translation MKTLRNERGFTLIELVLIIVILGVLAAVAMVQFGNVTTDAKDAALQGAFGAASAQLAIAVNTAKGLPAAANAASPDFGTEVYGKLLYSTGISKANIACAANNCTFDLRTNACVVGVDRKITVTYNGPASATPGLINITAGPTTC, via the coding sequence ATGAAGACGTTGAGGAATGAAAGAGGTTTCACGTTGATAGAGTTGGTATTGATTATCGTAATCCTGGGCGTCCTTGCGGCGGTGGCGATGGTCCAATTCGGAAACGTCACGACCGATGCAAAAGACGCGGCCTTACAAGGGGCCTTTGGTGCGGCATCGGCCCAGTTGGCCATTGCCGTAAACACGGCCAAGGGGCTTCCCGCCGCAGCCAATGCCGCGAGTCCGGATTTCGGGACAGAGGTCTATGGTAAATTGCTGTATTCGACCGGAATTTCCAAGGCCAATATCGCGTGCGCCGCGAACAACTGCACGTTTGATTTGAGAACCAATGCCTGCGTCGTAGGAGTGGATCGGAAAATTACTGTTACTTATAACGGGCCCGCCAGCGCGACCCCCGGGCTTATCAACATTACTGCCGGACCGACAACCTGTTAG
- a CDS encoding MerR family transcriptional regulator — translation MKTAEILKKVDIPRHKLYYLEQKGYITPKRVPMGDLEAREYSEEDTLKIKLIWKYLKRGFKHKIAYQKAIEELDGSGVPVGESS, via the coding sequence ATGAAAACCGCCGAAATTCTAAAGAAAGTCGATATTCCCCGACACAAGCTCTACTACCTTGAACAAAAGGGATACATTACGCCCAAACGGGTTCCGATGGGCGATCTGGAGGCGCGTGAATATTCGGAAGAGGACACACTGAAGATCAAACTGATCTGGAAATATCTAAAACGGGGATTCAAGCACAAGATAGCCTATCAAAAGGCGATCGAGGAGTTGGATGGAAGCGGCGTCCCGGTCGGTGAGTCGTCTTGA
- a CDS encoding type II secretion system protein: MRFKGEQGLGIVDTLIVVVLISIFIGVLLPKYQRVAQEARETAMQMSLGNLRKAIQVYQLTRQKIPADLKVLVQERFIFPIKEGTIFTDQYLKTNALDEAGYPVDPFGHRFGYDPANGRVYSTTKGYERW; this comes from the coding sequence ATGCGGTTCAAAGGTGAGCAGGGCCTCGGGATTGTTGATACGCTGATCGTCGTGGTCCTGATCTCGATCTTCATCGGGGTGCTGCTCCCCAAGTACCAACGGGTGGCGCAGGAGGCTCGGGAAACGGCCATGCAGATGTCGCTGGGGAATCTCCGAAAGGCGATTCAGGTGTATCAGCTCACCCGACAAAAAATTCCCGCCGACCTGAAGGTTTTGGTGCAGGAACGGTTTATTTTTCCCATCAAAGAGGGAACCATCTTTACCGATCAATATTTGAAGACCAATGCCTTAGATGAAGCGGGCTATCCGGTTGATCCGTTCGGCCATCGATTCGGTTACGATCCCGCGAACGGCCGCGTTTATTCGACGACGAAAGGATACGAAAGGTGGTGA
- a CDS encoding endonuclease III domain-containing protein, which produces MKQKKRTTPPLERYYRRLLNAYGPQHWWPADSRFEIMIGAILTQNTAWRNVERAVANLKREGLMTPQALRKVSVRRLAEAIRPSGYFRVKAGRVKAFVRFLIQQYEGDLLRMMSEQSGVLRSQLLSVKGIGPETADSILLYALDVPIFVIDAYTRRVLNRHRLTPAKVSYDRLQRFFMDQLQPRVAVYNEYHALLVKVGKEHCKPTPVCQECPLKVYLNGKHPKIG; this is translated from the coding sequence ATGAAGCAAAAAAAGCGAACCACCCCCCCACTGGAGCGGTATTATCGGCGGCTGCTGAACGCTTACGGCCCCCAGCACTGGTGGCCCGCGGACAGTCGGTTTGAAATCATGATCGGGGCGATCCTGACCCAAAATACCGCTTGGAGAAATGTCGAACGGGCCGTGGCCAATTTAAAACGGGAGGGGCTCATGACGCCGCAGGCGCTCCGTAAGGTCTCCGTGAGGCGCTTGGCCGAGGCGATCCGTCCATCCGGTTACTTCAGGGTCAAGGCCGGTCGGGTAAAGGCGTTCGTGCGGTTCCTGATTCAACAATATGAGGGTGATTTATTACGCATGATGTCTGAGCAGTCCGGGGTCCTCCGTTCCCAATTGCTTTCCGTGAAAGGTATCGGGCCTGAAACCGCCGATTCGATTCTTCTGTACGCATTGGATGTGCCCATTTTTGTCATCGATGCCTACACGCGGCGGGTTTTAAACCGGCACCGCTTGACCCCTGCCAAGGTATCTTACGATCGCCTGCAACGATTCTTCATGGATCAACTTCAACCGCGGGTCGCTGTCTATAATGAGTACCATGCACTGCTGGTCAAGGTTGGTAAGGAGCATTGCAAACCAACGCCGGTTTGCCAGGAATGTCCTCTAAAGGTTTACCTGAATGGAAAACACCCCAAAATAGGGTAG
- the pilO gene encoding type 4a pilus biogenesis protein PilO has protein sequence MTLTGTLEKLDFGKLTVRERGLAVLTVGAVLFIFLSYFLIPTVRSAKELAAQKISLKAEIDQGMAQIPLLRERAEKLRQSAQGQETHPELAGNAGDLFPKGSRLSALLEEITRLAHLRQIEFVSIRPDSVEDKGAYLQMTLQIDVQSRFRELGDYLLMLEDLPRAVVVKEIKIEAQPDTTPSVLAHLKTITYLGKE, from the coding sequence ATGACGTTGACCGGCACACTTGAAAAACTGGACTTTGGAAAACTCACGGTGCGGGAACGCGGTCTGGCGGTCCTGACCGTCGGCGCGGTTTTATTCATTTTCTTGAGTTATTTCTTGATCCCGACGGTCCGCAGCGCCAAAGAGTTGGCGGCGCAAAAAATTTCTCTCAAGGCCGAGATCGACCAGGGAATGGCGCAGATCCCCTTGCTCCGAGAACGGGCCGAAAAACTTCGTCAATCGGCGCAGGGCCAGGAGACCCACCCCGAGTTGGCGGGAAACGCGGGGGATCTCTTTCCGAAGGGGAGCCGGCTTTCGGCGCTGTTGGAGGAAATAACACGCTTGGCCCATCTGCGGCAGATCGAATTCGTCTCGATACGTCCGGATTCGGTCGAGGACAAGGGGGCCTATCTTCAGATGACGCTTCAAATCGACGTCCAGTCCCGCTTTCGCGAATTGGGAGACTATCTCCTGATGTTGGAAGACCTGCCGCGCGCGGTCGTCGTGAAAGAGATCAAAATCGAGGCGCAGCCCGACACGACCCCATCGGTATTGGCGCATTTGAAGACGATAACGTATTTAGGGAAAGAGTGA
- a CDS encoding prepilin-type N-terminal cleavage/methylation domain-containing protein, with amino-acid sequence MKTHLQEKMVTLRDERGFTLIELVLTIIIVIILSVVVSLSLSSLSTTRLDQAVNKVVGDLRYAQQLAISTQSRYGMTVDSTAQYTIYRDASPNPDVPVADPSSLGQTLVVNFDTYRQGQLNGVRFGSATPFCGGAGGVMEFNSLGAPTDTAGTVLACNSSVALSYSGNTHTITIQQNTGNLTY; translated from the coding sequence ATGAAGACGCATCTCCAAGAAAAAATGGTGACCCTTCGAGATGAGCGCGGCTTTACCCTGATCGAGCTGGTGCTGACCATCATTATTGTCATCATCTTAAGTGTCGTCGTATCGCTCAGCCTTTCCAGTCTTTCGACCACAAGGCTCGATCAGGCCGTGAATAAGGTCGTGGGCGATCTGAGATATGCCCAGCAACTCGCCATCAGCACGCAGAGCCGTTATGGCATGACGGTCGACTCGACGGCGCAGTATACGATTTACCGGGATGCCTCCCCGAACCCGGATGTCCCCGTCGCAGATCCATCCAGCCTAGGACAGACGCTCGTGGTCAATTTTGACACGTACCGGCAGGGTCAGTTGAACGGCGTCCGGTTCGGGTCGGCGACACCGTTTTGCGGGGGGGCGGGGGGCGTCATGGAGTTTAACAGCCTCGGGGCGCCGACAGACACGGCCGGAACGGTCCTGGCATGCAATAGCAGCGTGGCCCTGAGCTATTCGGGGAACACCCACACGATTACAATTCAACAGAACACGGGCAACTTGACTTATTAA
- a CDS encoding PilN domain-containing protein: MKSHINLIAAEILLGEKPFSFKQKAGPMGVAAGVFFLGVFSLGLLWKESLLKKDVRDLTVQRDKTQLELTRLNEEVGGLAKETQAGQEITAQQLAAMKDLLKNRILWSNVLRETSYLVPEGVWLTRMESTDPKSGGLMPVSATENGLRFVGVAQSQAAINRFISALERSPHYGYVALVYAEKGSAGAQGMNFELTANLH, from the coding sequence ATGAAGTCGCATATCAATTTGATCGCGGCCGAGATTTTGCTGGGGGAGAAACCTTTTTCCTTCAAACAGAAGGCCGGTCCGATGGGCGTGGCCGCCGGCGTTTTTTTTCTGGGCGTTTTTTCCTTGGGCCTTCTTTGGAAAGAGAGCCTGCTCAAGAAAGACGTTCGGGACCTCACCGTTCAACGGGACAAAACCCAACTGGAATTGACCCGGCTCAACGAGGAGGTCGGTGGCTTGGCCAAGGAGACGCAGGCCGGCCAAGAAATCACGGCGCAGCAACTGGCGGCGATGAAGGACCTTCTGAAAAACCGCATCCTTTGGTCGAATGTCCTGCGGGAGACAAGCTATCTGGTGCCGGAGGGGGTCTGGCTGACGCGAATGGAAAGCACGGATCCGAAATCCGGCGGTCTTATGCCCGTTTCCGCAACCGAAAACGGGCTTCGCTTCGTCGGCGTGGCCCAATCGCAGGCCGCGATCAACCGTTTTATTTCGGCCCTGGAGCGGTCGCCCCATTACGGGTATGTTGCATTGGTTTATGCTGAAAAGGGAAGCGCCGGCGCCCAGGGGATGAATTTTGAGTTGACGGCAAATTTACATTAA